A DNA window from Daucus carota subsp. sativus chromosome 3, DH1 v3.0, whole genome shotgun sequence contains the following coding sequences:
- the LOC108215076 gene encoding putative glucose-6-phosphate 1-epimerase, which yields MEKVHVEHCKGTNGLDKVVLREIRGSSAEVYLYGAHVTSWKNDYGEELLFVSNKAIFKPPKAIRGGIPICFPQFSSHGSLDQHGFARNRVWSIDSDPPPFPTSSSSKAFVDLILKPSDDDLKIWPHSFEFRLRITLGPGGDLMLTSRIRNTNTDGKPFTFTFAYHTYFSVSDISEVRVEGLETLDYLDNLQNKERFTEQGDALTFESEVDKIYLSTPTKIAILDHEKKRTFVIRKDGLPDAVVWNPWDKRAKAIVDLGDEEYKHMLCVEAAAVEKPITLKPGEEWRGRQELSAVPSSYCSGQLDPRRVLGS from the exons ATGGAAAAGGTTCATGTTGAGCACTGTAAAGGCACCAATGGCCTCGATAAAGTCGTCCTCCGTGAAATTCGCGGCAGTTCCGCTGAG GTATATCTGTATGGGGCCCATGTGACTTcttggaaaaatgattatggCGAGGAGTTGCTTTTTGTCAGTAATAAG GCGATTTTCAAGCCTCCAAAGGCAATACGGGGAGGTATTCCTATTTGCTTCCCTCAG TTCTCGAGCCACGGTTCTCTTGACCAGCATGGTTTTGCTAGAAACAGGGTTTGGAGCATTGATTCTGACCCCCCTCCTTTTCCAACAAGCTCCTCAAGTAAAGCTTTTGTTGACCTGATCCTTAAGCCGTCTGACGATGATCTAAAAATCTGGCCTCATAG TTTTGAATTTCGCCTGAGAATTACCCTTGGACCCGGAGGAGATCTGATGTTGACATCTCGTATCAGAAATACGAACACTGATGGAAAGCCATTTACATTTACATTTGCGTATCATACCTATTTCTCTGTATCAGATATCAG TGAAGTTCGAGTTGAAGGACTAGAGACTCTGGACTATCTTGACAATCTGCAGAATAAAGAGAGATTTACAGAACAAGGGGATGCGTTAACATTTGAATCAGAA GTGGACAAAATATATCTCAGCACGCCAACAAAGATAGCAATTTTGGATCATGAAAAGAAACGGACATTTGTGATTCGCAAAGACGGACTTCCAGATGCTG TTGTGTGGAATCCTTGGGACAAGAGGGCAAAGGCTATTGTTGATCTTGGAGATGAAGAATATAAGCACATGCTTTGTGTTGAGGCTGCTGCTGTAGAAAAACCCATCACACTGAAGCCTGGTGAGGAGTGGAGAGGAAGGCAGGAACTCTCTGCTGTTCCTTCAAGTTACTGCAGTGGGCAGCTTGATCCCCGGAGAGTCCTGGGCAGCTAA
- the LOC108214562 gene encoding villin-4-like, with translation MAVSMRDLDSAFQGAGQKAGLEIWRIESFRPVPVSKSLHGKFFTGDSYVILKTTALKSGAVRHDIHYWLGKDTSQDESGTAAIKTIELDAVLGGRAVQYREVQGHESDKFLSYFKPCIIPQEGGVASGFDHTEAEEHKTRLYVCRGKHVVQVKEVDFGRSSLNHDDIFIVDTTSKIFQFNGSNSSIQERAKALEVVQYIKDTYHDGKCEIAAIEDGKLMADAETGEFWGLFGGFAPLPRKTATVDVNDTGDVSTRLFGVVKGQHEPLDVESLKREQLDTYKCYLLDCGSEIFVWMGRNTSLDERKSASGAAEELLHTVHRPKTQVVRVMEGFETVMFRSKFNSWPQSTDVTVSEEGRGKVAALLKRQGVNVKGLLKATPEKEEPQSYIDCTGNLQVWRMDAEGKIPLTGSSMSKFFSGDCYIFQYTYPGELGDQYLVGTWFGEQSVEEDRNSATLQASKMVESLKFLPVQARICEGNESIQFFSIFQSFLVFKGGVSANYKMYIAEKELPDVTYSEDGLALFRVQGTGPENMQAIQVEAVASSLNSSHGYILHNGSSLFTWLGNLTTSEDQELVERLLDLIKPNVQPKPQKEGSESEQFWDMLGGKSEYPSQKVGRDVESDPHLFSCSFTNVMQVKEIYNFDQDDLMTEDIFILDCHSEIYVWVGQQANSKYRRDALTIGQKFLECDFLLEKLCGQAPIYIITEGSEPTFFTRFFTWDSTKSAMHGNSFQRKLAVVKNGGTPLLDKPKRRTPVSYGGRSAALPEISQRSRSVSFSPERVRVRGRSPAFNALAAAFENSNTRNMSTPPPIVKKLYPKSGSADSAKSVSRSSPITTLTSSFDKPAEDTSIPHLVKDAESKKAPINNITEAITIQEDVKEGEADDDEELVTYPYERLTKLSNNPVTDIDVTKRETYLSSKEFREKFKMAKAAFYKLPKWKQNKLKMALQLF, from the exons ATGGCTGTTTCAATGCGAGATTTGGATTCAGCTTTTCAAGGAGCTGGGCAAAAGGC TGGCTTAGAGATATGGCGCATTGAGAGTTTCCGTCCGGTACCTGTGTCGAAATCTTTACATGGAAAGTTTTTTACTGGAGACTCATATGTGATTTTAAAG ACAACTGCCTTAAAGAGTGGTGCCGTGCGTCACGatattcattattggctaggcAAGGATACTAGTCAA GATGAATCTGGAACTGCAGCAATTAAGACTATTGAACTGGATGCTGTTCTTGGAGGGCGTGCTGTTCAATATAGGGAAGTGCAAGGCCATGAATCAGATAAATTCCTTTCTTACTTTAAACCATGTATCATACCTCAAGAGGGAGGAGTTGCATCTGGATTTGATCACACTGAAGCTGAAGAACACAAAACTCGATTATATGTGTGTAGAGGCAAGCATGTTGTTCAAGTGAAAGAG GTTGATTTTGGTCGGTCCTCACTCAATCATGATGATATCTTTATAGTTGATACGACATCTAAAATTTTTCAGTTTAATGGTTCCAACTCATCTATACAAGAGAGAGCAAAAGCACTAGAAGTAGTTCAGTACATTAAAGATACTTATCATGATGGAAAATGTGAAATAGCGGCCATTG AGGATGGGAAACTAATGGCAGACGCTGAAACTGGAGAATTCTGGGGTTTATTTGGTGGTTTTGCTCCTTTGCCTAGGAAAACTGCCACTGTTGATGTTAATGATACCGGTGATGTTTCTACAAGGCTTTTTGG TGTTGTGAAGGGGCAGCATGAACCTTTGGATGTTGAATCCCTGAAGAGAGAGCAACTTGACACTTATAAGTGTTATCTATTGGATTGTGGGTCAGAAATCTTTGTCTGGATGGGGAGAAATACTTCTCTTGACGAGCGAAAAAGTGCAAGTGGAGCTGCAGAG GAGTTACTTCATACGGTTCATCGGCCAAAAACTCAAGTAGTCCGGGTAATGGAGGGATTCGAGACAGTTATGTTCCgatcaaaatttaattcttGGCCTCAGTCAACAGATGTAACAGTGTCCGAGGAAGGTAGAGGCAAGGTTGCTG CACTTCTGAAACGCCAAGGGGTGAATGTGAAGGGCCTACTGAAAGCTACTCCTGAAAAAGAAGAGCCTCAATCTTATATTGACTGCACAGGAAACTTACAG GTCTGGCGTATGGATGCTGAAGGGAAAATTCCTCTTACAGGTTCCAGCATGTCAAAATTTTTCTCTGGAGATTGCTATATCTTTCAGTACACGTATCCTGGGGAACTGGGAGATCAATACCTTGTAGGCACATGGTTTGGAGAGCAAAGTGTTGAG GAAGACAGAAATTCAGCAACTTTACAAGCAAGCAAGATGGTAGAGTCGCTAAAGTTTTTGCCTGTTCAG GCACGAATATGTGAAGGAAATGAATCTATTCAGTTCTTTTCAATATTCCAGAGCTTTCTTGTTTTTAAG GGCGGTGTTAGTGCTAATTACAAAATGTATATAGCGGAGAAGGAACTTCCAGATGTTACGTATTCAGAGGATGGGTTAGCCCTGTTTCGGGTTCAGGGAACTGGACCAGAAAATATGCAAGCAATTCAAGTCGAAGCA GTTGCATCGTCTTTAAATTCTTCCCATGGTTATATATTACACAACGGATCTTCTTTATTTACGTGGCTTGGCAACCTTACAACATCAGAAGACCAGGAACTTGTTGAGAGGCTGCTGGATTTGATAAAG CCAAATGTGCAGCCTAAACCACAAAAGGAAGGCTCGGAATCTGAGCAATTTTGGGATATGTTAGGTGGAAAATCTGAGTACCCCAGTCAGAAGGTTGGCAGGGATGTTGAAAGTGATCCTCATTTATTCTCATGTTCCTTTACAAATG TTATGCAGGTGAAAGAGATATACAACTTTGACCAGGACGATTTGATGACTGAAGATATTTTTATCCTGGATTGTCATTCAGAGATATATGTCTGGGTGGGGCAACAGGCCAACTCCAAATATAGAAGGGATGCTCTAACTATTGGACAG AAATTTCTGGAATGCGACTTTCTTCTTGAGAAATTATGTGGTCAAGCGCCAATATATATCATAACGGAAGGGAGTGAGCCAACATTCTTCACACGTTTCTTTACATGGGACTCCACGAAGTCTGCA ATGCATGGAAACTCCTTCCAGAGAAAACTTGCCGTGGTAAAAAATGGAGGGACTCCACTTCTGGAT AAACCCAAGAGGAGAACACCTGTTTCATATGGAGGAAGATCTGCCGCTTTGCCAGAAATATCACAGCGTTCCAGAAGTGTGTCATTTAGCCCTGAGCGAGTTCGTGTACGGGGAAGATCTCCAGCCTTCAATGCATTAGCAGCTGCTTTTGAAAACTCTAATACAAGGAACATGTCCACTCCTCCCCCAATTGTTAAGAAGCTTTACCCAAAATCTGGGAGCGCTGATTCAGCAAAATCGGTTTCTAGATCATCACCTATAACAACATTAACCTCGAGTTTTGATAAACCAGCAGAAGACACATCGATTCCCCACTTGGTTAAAG ATGCAGAAAGCAAGAAAGCCCCAATAAATAACATAACAGAAGCCATAACAATACAGGAGGATGTGAAGGAGGGTGaagctgatgatgatgaggagctCGTAACGTACCCTTACGAACGTCttacaaaattatcaaacaatcCTGTTACAGATATTGATGTGACCAAACGGGAG ACTTATCTCTCGTCAAAGGAATTCAGAGAGAAATTTAAAATGGCAAAGGCTGCATTCTATAAGTTGCCGAAATGGAAACAAAATAAGCTAAAAATGGCACTTCAGCTGTTCTAA